Proteins co-encoded in one Lysobacter solisilvae genomic window:
- a CDS encoding TonB-dependent receptor domain-containing protein has product MANKGVMVRDSASWSDFSPRFVVDYHLSDDAMVFASLAKGYKAGGYNALQIGPAFDNEDVWNFETGIKQAFDNRLSYNASVFYYNYDNRQAVVLIDPDPTNPSDIPRFVIDTSDLEAWGVDFDTRWQVTDAFGFDFQMEWIDSTYKNYVTQEGLDLAGEPTGEPKLTASLGASYVFDLGNHGDLRLAARHAYRGEQRCNEGSNLQGNCGVNEALDIGESQQRTDVRLGWTSPRGHWGWAVYGNNVFDNRYVTSLNTYGKDVLGVVGAGVTEPRTYGFEVTVQY; this is encoded by the coding sequence ATGGCCAACAAGGGCGTGATGGTGCGCGACAGCGCCAGCTGGAGCGACTTCAGCCCGCGCTTCGTCGTCGACTACCACCTCAGCGACGACGCCATGGTGTTCGCCTCGCTGGCCAAGGGCTACAAGGCCGGCGGCTACAACGCGCTGCAGATCGGGCCGGCCTTCGACAACGAGGACGTGTGGAACTTCGAAACCGGCATCAAGCAGGCCTTCGACAACCGGCTGTCCTACAACGCGTCGGTGTTCTACTACAACTACGACAACCGCCAGGCCGTGGTGCTGATCGATCCGGATCCGACCAACCCCAGCGACATCCCGCGCTTCGTGATCGACACCAGCGACCTGGAAGCCTGGGGCGTGGACTTCGACACCCGCTGGCAGGTGACCGACGCCTTTGGCTTCGATTTCCAGATGGAGTGGATCGATTCCACCTACAAGAACTACGTAACCCAGGAAGGACTCGACCTCGCCGGCGAGCCCACCGGCGAGCCGAAGCTGACTGCCTCGCTCGGCGCCAGCTACGTGTTCGACCTGGGCAACCACGGCGACCTGCGCCTGGCCGCGCGCCATGCCTACCGCGGCGAGCAGCGCTGCAACGAGGGCTCGAACCTGCAGGGCAACTGCGGCGTCAACGAAGCCCTGGACATCGGCGAGTCGCAGCAGCGCACCGACGTGCGCCTGGGCTGGACCTCGCCGCGCGGGCATTGGGGCTGGGCCGTGTACGGCAACAACGTGTTCGACAACCGCTATGTCACGAGCCTGAACACCTACGGCAAGGACGTGCTGGGCGTGGTCGGGGCCGGCGTGACCGAGCCGCGCACCTACGGCTTCGAAGTCACCGTGCAGTACTGA
- a CDS encoding TonB-dependent receptor, whose protein sequence is MSPCKNRLALSLAYALFGCASLGLAPRALAQQAPTPGAGAVERTATDLDTVTVTAQSREQEVQDVPIALQVVDARMLNDIAAEDLGDIDSFVPGLAVSSVQPTQPSFKLRGIETDDFGIGTDPAVGIFVDGVYGGRGGGVLLPFVDVERIEVLKGPQGTLFGRNTAAGAISLITRRPQNETEARARLRVGNYGKTYAEAMWNIPTGDNSAFRLNALVNHSDGWIEDGVTGEDLGGEDNWATRAAWQVRAGDNTTAYLSWDHESLDQNGRPTTGVVPLPAFPGIPQAPADEDAYQDPRHLQTFSDTDVSAEWRTFDGVSLILDHSFGWSTMTSTTSWRQYDSLNQVEEDGTNRFDLYIDSTNTESNESFYQEFKFAGATERFDWVAGVSYFNEEAEQTSEVNTNTDTVDNIARNMGLAPPEGLFGLTSGLAQMFGIPVNLMGQSWNEQFQNTLETTAYAAFGDVIWHATDRLNFTVGMRYTHDQKDFSWLNDHRTADGLDAQLALLGRDRVL, encoded by the coding sequence ATGTCGCCATGCAAGAACCGGCTCGCGCTTTCGCTGGCCTACGCGTTGTTCGGATGTGCGTCGCTTGGCCTGGCGCCGCGCGCTTTGGCCCAGCAGGCGCCGACGCCAGGGGCGGGAGCGGTCGAACGCACCGCCACCGATCTCGACACCGTCACCGTCACCGCGCAGAGCCGCGAGCAGGAAGTGCAGGACGTGCCGATCGCGTTGCAGGTGGTCGACGCCCGCATGCTCAACGACATCGCCGCCGAGGACCTCGGCGACATCGACAGCTTCGTCCCCGGCCTGGCGGTCAGCTCGGTGCAGCCCACGCAGCCCTCGTTCAAGCTGCGCGGCATCGAGACCGATGATTTCGGCATCGGCACCGATCCGGCCGTGGGCATCTTCGTCGATGGCGTGTATGGCGGCCGCGGCGGTGGCGTGCTGCTGCCGTTCGTGGACGTGGAGCGCATCGAGGTGCTGAAGGGGCCGCAGGGCACGCTGTTCGGGCGCAACACCGCCGCGGGCGCGATCTCGCTGATCACCCGCCGGCCGCAGAACGAGACCGAGGCGCGCGCCAGGCTGCGCGTGGGCAATTACGGCAAGACCTACGCCGAGGCGATGTGGAACATCCCCACCGGTGACAACTCCGCCTTCCGCCTCAACGCGCTGGTCAACCACAGCGACGGCTGGATCGAGGACGGCGTCACCGGCGAGGACCTGGGCGGCGAGGACAACTGGGCCACGCGCGCGGCCTGGCAGGTGCGCGCGGGCGACAACACCACCGCCTACCTGAGCTGGGACCACGAGAGCCTGGACCAGAACGGCCGCCCCACCACCGGTGTCGTGCCGCTGCCCGCCTTTCCGGGCATTCCGCAGGCGCCGGCCGACGAGGATGCCTACCAGGATCCGCGTCACCTGCAGACCTTCAGCGACACGGACGTCAGCGCCGAATGGCGCACCTTCGACGGCGTGTCGCTGATCCTGGACCACAGCTTCGGCTGGAGCACGATGACGTCGACGACGTCCTGGCGCCAGTACGACTCGCTCAACCAGGTGGAGGAAGACGGCACGAACCGCTTCGACCTGTACATCGACTCGACCAACACCGAGAGCAACGAGAGCTTCTACCAGGAGTTCAAGTTCGCCGGCGCGACCGAGCGCTTCGACTGGGTGGCGGGCGTGAGCTACTTCAACGAAGAGGCCGAGCAGACCAGCGAGGTCAACACCAACACCGACACGGTCGACAACATCGCCCGGAACATGGGCTTGGCGCCTCCCGAGGGGCTGTTCGGCCTCACCAGCGGGCTGGCGCAGATGTTCGGCATCCCGGTGAACCTGATGGGGCAGAGCTGGAACGAGCAGTTCCAGAACACCCTGGAAACGACCGCGTACGCCGCCTTCGGCGACGTCATCTGGCACGCCACCGACAGGCTTAACTTCACCGTCGGCATGCGCTACACACACGACCAGAAGGACTTCAGCTGGCTCAACGACCACCGAACCGCCGACGGACTGGACGCGCAGCTGGCACTCCTGGGACGCGATCGGGTTCTTTGA
- a CDS encoding SO2930 family diheme c-type cytochrome — translation MKWSVLSGVAVRAATLITLSALVLPIVGCGKASAPSPAPVSFHAQGQPARLSDWHVLVADGGHLRLNAGVEPYALNTALFSDYAHKLRTIWMPPGTKAKYDATEAFDFPVGTIISKTFYYPRAAGDSDAVLRAPTQPGESRDGLDLTRMRLIETRLLVRRQDGWVALPYVWNAEQTDAVLARAGDSVPLEMRVADGRPAHRFDYQVPDANQCAGCHATDNSTRAIQPIGPRARHLNRDDPWHPGDNQLTRMAALGRLDGLPASGIARNARLDDAAAPLADRARAYLDVNCGHCHSPRGPADTSGLWLDAGTQDPIRLGRCKPPIAAGQGTGDHTFDIVPGKPEDSILVYRMDSLDPGAMMPEVGRATVDEEGVALVRDWIRDWVGQCSGAGDAGASRPVNTALRP, via the coding sequence ATGAAGTGGTCTGTGCTTTCCGGCGTGGCCGTGCGCGCCGCGACGTTGATCACGCTGTCGGCGCTCGTCCTGCCGATCGTCGGCTGCGGCAAGGCTTCGGCCCCGTCGCCGGCGCCGGTGAGCTTCCACGCGCAGGGGCAGCCGGCCCGGTTGAGCGACTGGCACGTGCTGGTCGCCGATGGCGGGCACCTGCGCCTCAACGCCGGGGTGGAGCCCTACGCGCTCAACACCGCGTTGTTCAGCGACTACGCGCACAAGCTGCGCACGATCTGGATGCCGCCGGGCACGAAGGCGAAGTACGACGCGACGGAGGCCTTCGACTTCCCGGTCGGCACCATCATCAGCAAGACCTTCTACTACCCGCGCGCCGCCGGGGACAGCGATGCGGTACTGCGTGCGCCCACGCAGCCGGGAGAAAGCCGCGACGGGCTCGATCTCACGCGCATGCGACTGATCGAAACACGCTTGCTGGTGCGGCGCCAGGATGGCTGGGTTGCCTTGCCCTATGTGTGGAACGCGGAGCAGACCGACGCGGTGCTTGCGCGCGCAGGCGACAGCGTGCCGCTGGAGATGCGCGTGGCCGACGGTCGTCCCGCCCACCGGTTCGACTACCAGGTGCCGGATGCGAACCAGTGCGCCGGCTGCCACGCCACCGACAACAGCACCCGCGCGATCCAGCCGATCGGGCCGCGCGCCCGGCACCTCAATCGCGACGATCCCTGGCATCCGGGCGATAACCAGTTGACGAGGATGGCGGCGCTGGGACGCCTCGACGGCCTGCCGGCGTCGGGCATCGCGCGCAATGCGCGGCTGGATGATGCGGCCGCGCCGCTAGCGGACCGGGCGCGCGCCTACCTCGACGTGAACTGCGGTCATTGCCACAGTCCGCGCGGTCCGGCCGATACCTCCGGGCTGTGGCTCGATGCAGGCACGCAGGACCCGATCCGCCTGGGTCGATGCAAGCCGCCGATCGCGGCCGGCCAGGGCACCGGCGATCACACGTTCGACATCGTGCCGGGAAAGCCGGAAGACTCGATCCTGGTCTATCGCATGGACAGTCTCGACCCGGGCGCGATGATGCCCGAGGTCGGCCGCGCCACCGTCGACGAGGAAGGCGTGGCGCTGGTCCGCGACTGGATCCGCGACTGGGTCGGCCAGTGCAGCGGCGCGGGCGATGCGGGGGCGTCGCGGCCGGTCAATACCGCGCTGCGTCCGTAA
- a CDS encoding parallel beta-helix domain-containing protein: protein MAWTSAVLACAAALAGCQQKAAPVAVDRDYQKVLIERLLDAKPGDVIDIPAGTFAFDRSLSLRVDGVTLRGAGMDKTVLSFRNQKSGAEGLLVNASDFTIENLAIEDSKGDGLKVNEGENITIRGVRVEWTRGPHTDNGAYGLYPVQTKNVLIEDCVVIGASDAGVYVGQSETIIVRRNRAERNVAGIEIENSKFADVYGNTAIDNTGGILVFDMPNLPRRGHSTRVFGNRVVGNNTDNFARKGAAVASVPAGSGIVLNSADKVEIFDNDIGDNKTANVIISSYWSTGYMNKYGVSKDYDPYPEEVYVHGNRFQGGGDSPDGLDLKALRVAMFGLSGRLPDVLWDGFANAKRSQGPQICVEGASGVLNADGPNKYKSPSMAGDAMRCSLPRLPQVSLPTTGVAATAKVAPAA from the coding sequence ATGGCATGGACAAGTGCGGTCCTGGCGTGCGCGGCGGCGCTGGCGGGCTGCCAGCAGAAGGCCGCGCCCGTGGCGGTCGACCGCGACTACCAGAAGGTGCTGATCGAGCGCCTGCTCGACGCCAAGCCGGGCGACGTCATCGACATCCCGGCCGGCACGTTCGCCTTCGACCGCAGCCTGAGCCTGCGCGTGGACGGCGTGACCCTGCGCGGCGCCGGCATGGACAAGACGGTGCTCAGCTTCAGGAACCAGAAGAGCGGCGCCGAGGGGCTGCTGGTCAACGCCAGCGATTTCACCATCGAGAACCTCGCCATCGAGGACAGCAAGGGTGACGGCCTCAAGGTCAACGAAGGCGAGAACATCACCATCCGCGGCGTGCGCGTGGAATGGACCCGCGGCCCCCACACCGACAACGGCGCCTATGGTCTGTACCCGGTGCAGACGAAGAACGTGCTGATCGAGGACTGCGTGGTTATCGGCGCTTCGGACGCCGGCGTCTACGTCGGCCAGTCCGAGACCATCATCGTCCGTCGCAACCGCGCCGAACGAAACGTGGCCGGCATCGAGATCGAGAACAGCAAGTTCGCCGACGTCTATGGCAATACCGCCATCGACAACACCGGCGGCATCCTGGTCTTCGACATGCCCAACCTGCCGCGCCGCGGCCACAGCACGCGCGTGTTCGGCAACCGCGTGGTCGGCAACAACACCGACAACTTCGCCCGCAAGGGCGCCGCGGTGGCGAGCGTGCCGGCGGGGTCGGGCATCGTGCTCAACTCGGCGGACAAGGTCGAGATCTTCGACAACGACATCGGCGACAACAAGACCGCCAACGTGATCATCTCCAGCTACTGGTCGACCGGGTACATGAACAAGTACGGCGTGTCCAAGGACTACGACCCGTACCCGGAGGAGGTCTACGTGCATGGCAACCGCTTCCAGGGCGGGGGCGACTCCCCCGACGGCCTGGACCTGAAGGCGCTGCGGGTGGCGATGTTCGGCCTGTCGGGCCGTCTGCCCGACGTGCTGTGGGATGGGTTCGCCAACGCCAAGCGCAGCCAGGGCCCGCAGATCTGCGTGGAGGGCGCATCCGGCGTGCTCAACGCCGATGGGCCGAACAAGTACAAGAGCCCGAGCATGGCCGGCGATGCCATGCGCTGCAGCCTGCCGCGGCTGCCGCAGGTGAGCCTCCCCACGACCGGCGTGGCGGCCACTGCGAAGGTGGCGCCCGCAGCATGA
- a CDS encoding AraC family transcriptional regulator has product MEHPDTAPLDAGFDELQAVGSDPRLSAASIKSTIVAGLMAMAREQGQPCEPWFAGSRLSPTQFEGGPAESLPCLSYRQASQIIRRALRSLPGQGHGLALGARQDIGSFGLLGLAMLTAPDFEQALRLAIRYAPITGAMVELSVEDVPEGLAVVATTRDHDRELEPFLCEELFVSSLGLCRGLLGPGFRPRVLELAYPPPEYADRYAAAFECEVRFHGRGHRVVIDRAWLSTPMPAHNAATARQVLALCDGQMPSAGAHSEIAVLVERLLRTRLADNPRLVDIAAELHLTERTLRRQLQAAQTSFTAIHDRVRSESARRLLGEARLNIAQVGVAVGFRDAREFRRAFKRWTGVAPQSLRRTARAAPAGG; this is encoded by the coding sequence ATGGAGCATCCGGACACGGCGCCGCTCGACGCCGGCTTCGACGAGCTGCAGGCCGTCGGCAGCGATCCGCGCCTGAGCGCAGCCAGCATCAAGAGCACGATCGTCGCCGGCCTGATGGCGATGGCCCGCGAACAGGGCCAGCCGTGCGAGCCGTGGTTCGCCGGGTCACGGCTGAGCCCGACCCAGTTCGAGGGCGGCCCGGCCGAATCCCTGCCCTGCCTTTCCTACCGCCAGGCCAGCCAGATCATCCGCCGCGCACTGCGCAGCCTGCCCGGACAAGGCCATGGCCTGGCGCTGGGGGCGCGCCAGGACATCGGCAGCTTTGGCCTGCTCGGGCTGGCGATGCTGACCGCGCCGGATTTCGAACAGGCACTGCGCCTGGCCATCCGCTATGCGCCGATCACCGGCGCGATGGTCGAGCTGTCGGTCGAGGATGTGCCCGAAGGCCTGGCCGTGGTGGCCACCACGCGCGACCACGACCGCGAGCTGGAGCCGTTCCTGTGCGAGGAATTGTTCGTCAGCTCGCTCGGGCTGTGCCGCGGCCTGCTCGGCCCGGGATTCCGTCCGCGCGTGCTCGAACTGGCCTACCCGCCCCCGGAATACGCCGACCGGTACGCGGCCGCGTTCGAATGCGAGGTGCGCTTCCACGGCCGCGGCCACCGCGTCGTGATCGATCGCGCGTGGCTGTCCACGCCGATGCCCGCACACAACGCGGCGACCGCGCGCCAGGTCCTGGCGCTGTGCGATGGCCAGATGCCCAGCGCCGGCGCCCACAGCGAAATCGCGGTACTTGTCGAGCGCCTGCTCCGCACCCGCCTCGCCGACAACCCGCGACTGGTGGACATCGCCGCCGAGCTGCACCTGACCGAGCGCACCCTGCGCCGCCAGCTGCAGGCGGCGCAGACCAGTTTCACCGCCATCCACGACCGCGTGCGCAGCGAGTCGGCGCGCCGCCTGCTGGGCGAGGCGCGCCTGAACATCGCCCAGGTCGGTGTGGCGGTCGGCTTCCGGGATGCACGCGAGTTCCGGCGTGCGTTCAAACGCTGGACCGGCGTGGCGCCGCAGTCCCTGCGGCGGACCGCGCGGGCAGCACCGGCTGGCGGCTAG
- a CDS encoding RidA family protein, whose product MSRDIIHTDRAPAAIGPYSQAVRVGDTVYLSGQIPLDPDSGLLVQGDISTQARRAFDNLRAVCEAADGSLGQIARLGLYLTDLGDFAAVNAVMAEYFEAPYPARSTVEVAGLPRGAQFEVDAVMVLD is encoded by the coding sequence ATGTCCCGCGACATCATCCACACCGACCGCGCTCCGGCCGCCATCGGCCCGTACTCCCAGGCCGTGCGTGTCGGCGACACGGTGTATCTGTCGGGACAGATCCCGCTGGATCCCGACAGCGGGCTGCTGGTGCAGGGCGACATCAGCACGCAGGCGCGCCGCGCCTTCGACAACCTGCGGGCGGTCTGCGAAGCCGCCGATGGCTCGCTGGGCCAGATCGCGCGACTGGGCCTGTACCTGACCGACCTGGGCGACTTTGCCGCGGTCAATGCGGTGATGGCCGAATACTTCGAAGCGCCATACCCCGCGCGTTCCACCGTCGAGGTGGCCGGCCTGCCGCGTGGCGCGCAGTTCGAGGTCGATGCGGTGATGGTCCTCGACTGA
- a CDS encoding RelA/SpoT family protein, with translation MTPSETVLASPLPGASDDAPPDYVRELEQAAHYLPLAQREQLHRAWAIGAAAHAGQTRKSGEPYITHPVAVAKVLADQGLDVETLVAAILHDTLEDTPLTPEAITTGFGATVTELVDGVTKLDKLQFRDRQEANAESFRKMLLAMSRDLRVILIKLADRLHNMRTLGAQSTEARRRIATETLEIYAPIAQRLGMNLIKAELQDLGFRALHPWRHAVLEKRIRTQPVMRRESMVQIEAQLAQKLAKEKLQHRLVSRVKSPWSIYSKMHAEHKSFTQVMDVFGFRIVVGTVADCYHALGVVHAAYKPLDARFRDFIAIPKANGYQSLHTVLFGPYGSPIEVQIRTEDMDLIAEKGIAAHWSYKHGGNTSGAQSRAQGWINNLVESQRATGSSLEFLENVKVDLFPDEVYLFTPKGDILALPRNATALDFAYAVHTDVGNHAVAARVDGKLVPLRNKLASGQRVEIITARSSAPKPQWLEFVVSGKARTSIRQQLKQLEHEDAVQLGHRMLDRALEAQATSLERVPAQRVDAFLHEHRYPRLEALLADIALGNRMPAQVAQALVREKAARQKTARVVEPIPRSEENILITGAERGVISFAQCCLPIPGDDIMGYHTTGKGIVVHRLDCPNLAEYRKSPDRWVAIGWDRKVTGDFPTAMRIELDNRPGALAQVAAAIAEAESNIDRLEYIERDTNISAIRFQIEVRDRKHLAEVMRRVRRLKVVLGVARI, from the coding sequence ATGACCCCTTCCGAGACGGTGCTGGCATCGCCACTGCCCGGTGCGTCCGACGACGCGCCGCCGGACTATGTGCGCGAGCTGGAGCAGGCGGCCCATTACCTGCCGCTGGCGCAGCGCGAGCAACTGCACCGGGCCTGGGCCATCGGCGCGGCGGCCCATGCCGGCCAGACCCGCAAGTCGGGCGAGCCGTACATCACCCACCCGGTGGCCGTGGCCAAGGTGCTGGCCGACCAGGGGCTGGATGTGGAGACCCTGGTCGCGGCGATCCTGCATGACACGCTGGAAGACACGCCCCTCACACCGGAGGCCATCACCACCGGTTTCGGCGCGACGGTGACCGAGCTGGTCGACGGCGTGACCAAGCTGGACAAGCTGCAGTTCCGCGACCGCCAGGAAGCCAACGCCGAAAGCTTCCGCAAGATGCTGCTGGCGATGTCGCGCGACCTGCGCGTGATCCTGATCAAGCTGGCCGACCGCCTGCACAACATGCGCACCCTGGGCGCGCAGAGCACCGAGGCGCGGCGCCGCATCGCCACCGAGACGCTGGAGATCTACGCGCCCATCGCCCAGCGCCTGGGCATGAACCTGATCAAGGCCGAGCTGCAGGACCTGGGTTTCCGCGCCCTGCACCCCTGGCGCCACGCCGTGCTGGAAAAACGCATCCGCACCCAGCCGGTGATGCGGCGCGAATCGATGGTCCAGATCGAGGCGCAGCTGGCGCAGAAGCTGGCCAAGGAGAAACTTCAGCACCGCCTGGTGAGCCGGGTGAAATCGCCCTGGAGCATCTACAGCAAGATGCACGCCGAGCACAAAAGCTTCACCCAGGTGATGGACGTGTTCGGCTTCCGGATCGTGGTGGGCACGGTGGCCGACTGCTACCACGCGCTGGGCGTCGTGCACGCCGCGTACAAGCCGCTCGACGCGCGCTTCCGCGATTTCATCGCCATCCCCAAGGCAAACGGCTACCAGTCGCTGCACACGGTGCTGTTCGGTCCGTACGGCTCGCCGATCGAGGTGCAGATCCGCACCGAGGACATGGACCTGATCGCCGAGAAGGGCATCGCGGCGCACTGGTCGTACAAGCACGGCGGCAATACCTCGGGCGCGCAGAGCCGCGCGCAGGGCTGGATCAACAACCTGGTCGAATCCCAGCGCGCCACGGGCTCTTCGCTGGAGTTCCTCGAGAACGTCAAGGTCGACCTGTTCCCGGACGAGGTCTACCTGTTCACGCCCAAGGGCGACATCCTCGCGCTGCCGCGCAACGCGACCGCGCTGGACTTCGCCTACGCCGTGCACACCGACGTGGGCAACCATGCCGTGGCCGCGCGCGTGGACGGCAAGCTGGTGCCGCTGCGCAACAAGCTGGCCAGCGGACAGCGGGTGGAGATCATCACCGCGCGGTCGTCGGCGCCCAAGCCGCAGTGGCTGGAGTTCGTGGTCTCGGGCAAGGCGCGCACCTCGATCCGCCAGCAGCTCAAGCAGCTCGAGCATGAGGACGCGGTGCAGCTGGGCCACCGGATGCTCGATCGCGCGCTGGAGGCGCAGGCCACCTCGCTCGAGCGGGTGCCGGCCCAGCGCGTGGACGCGTTCCTGCACGAGCACCGCTATCCGCGCCTGGAGGCGTTGCTGGCCGACATCGCCCTGGGCAACCGCATGCCGGCCCAGGTCGCCCAGGCCCTCGTGCGCGAGAAGGCCGCCCGGCAGAAAACCGCGCGCGTGGTCGAACCGATCCCGCGCAGCGAGGAGAACATCCTGATCACCGGCGCCGAGCGCGGCGTGATCAGCTTCGCCCAATGCTGCCTGCCGATCCCCGGCGACGACATCATGGGGTACCACACCACCGGCAAGGGCATCGTGGTGCACCGGCTGGACTGCCCGAACCTGGCCGAATACCGCAAGTCCCCGGATCGCTGGGTGGCGATCGGCTGGGACCGCAAGGTCACCGGCGATTTCCCCACCGCCATGCGCATCGAACTGGACAACCGGCCCGGCGCGCTGGCGCAGGTCGCCGCCGCGATCGCCGAGGCCGAGTCGAACATCGACCGACTGGAATACATCGAACGCGACACCAATATTTCCGCGATCCGTTTCCAGATCGAAGTCCGCGACCGCAAGCACCTGGCCGAGGTGATGCGCCGCGTGCGGCGCCTGAAGGTGGTGCTGGGCGTGGCGCGCATCTGA
- the rpoZ gene encoding DNA-directed RNA polymerase subunit omega, with the protein MARITVEDCLEVVDNRFELVMMAAKRARQLANGVEPLLDNSEAQDKPTVLALREIASRRLDTDYIDAVEKAERERKEREALEWAAAEVVADDDMSKGDD; encoded by the coding sequence ATGGCCCGCATCACCGTAGAAGATTGCCTGGAAGTGGTCGATAACCGCTTCGAACTCGTCATGATGGCTGCCAAGCGCGCGCGCCAGCTCGCCAACGGCGTCGAGCCGCTGCTCGACAACAGCGAGGCCCAGGACAAGCCGACCGTGCTGGCCCTGCGCGAAATCGCCTCCCGTCGCCTCGACACCGACTACATCGACGCCGTCGAGAAGGCCGAGCGCGAGCGCAAGGAACGCGAAGCCCTGGAATGGGCCGCGGCCGAAGTGGTCGCCGACGACGACATGTCGAAGGGCGACGACTGA
- the gmk gene encoding guanylate kinase has product MRGTLYIVAAPSGAGKSSIVNAVLARDPNICLSISFTSRAPRPGERHAEHYHFVSAPEFERMVEAGDFFENALVHGDWKGTARQSVEPQLASGMDVLLEIDWQGARQVRDKVPDAVSVFILPPSRQALEHRMRGRGQDSEEVIAQRLAAAREEMSHYIEFDYVIVNENFAVAVDEMCAIFTTSRLRREAQVARHSRLITQLLADE; this is encoded by the coding sequence ATGCGCGGAACCCTCTACATCGTCGCGGCGCCCTCCGGTGCCGGCAAGTCCAGCATCGTCAACGCCGTGCTGGCGCGCGATCCGAACATCTGCCTGTCGATCTCGTTCACCTCGCGCGCGCCGCGACCGGGCGAGCGGCATGCCGAGCATTACCACTTCGTCAGCGCGCCGGAATTCGAGCGCATGGTCGAGGCGGGCGACTTCTTCGAGAACGCGCTCGTGCATGGCGACTGGAAGGGCACGGCCCGGCAGTCGGTCGAGCCGCAGCTGGCCTCGGGGATGGACGTGCTGCTGGAAATCGACTGGCAGGGCGCGCGCCAGGTGCGCGACAAGGTGCCCGACGCGGTCAGCGTCTTCATCCTGCCGCCGTCGCGCCAGGCGCTGGAGCACCGCATGCGCGGGCGCGGGCAGGACAGCGAGGAGGTCATCGCCCAGCGCCTGGCGGCCGCGCGCGAGGAGATGTCCCACTACATCGAATTCGATTACGTCATCGTCAACGAGAACTTTGCCGTGGCGGTGGACGAGATGTGCGCGATCTTCACCACCAGCCGCCTGCGGCGCGAAGCCCAGGTCGCGCGGCATTCGCGGCTGATCACCCAGCTGCTGGCGGACGAGTAG
- a CDS encoding YicC/YloC family endoribonuclease — MIRSMTAFASGERTTPWGTLGCELRSVNHRFLEVGVRLHDELRALEPALRERVAARISRGKLDLTLRLRAPEGGAGLKVDPARLRELSDLAIDLTARFPGLHTDFTQLLQFPGVLQAPAADTALLQEQALSLLDEVLDEFVIAREREGGKLAAVISERVDGIDRITLEVRALMPQIRTGQRLKMETRLGELSQPLEPGRLEQELVLWLQKLDVEEELDRLTSHITEARRVLKLKEAVGRRLDFLLQEFNREANTLGSKSVDARSSAAAVELKVLIDQVREQIQNIE; from the coding sequence ATGATTCGCAGCATGACCGCCTTTGCCAGCGGGGAGCGGACCACCCCGTGGGGCACCCTCGGCTGCGAACTGCGCTCGGTCAATCACCGTTTCCTGGAAGTGGGCGTGCGCCTGCACGACGAACTGCGCGCGCTGGAGCCCGCGCTGCGTGAACGCGTGGCCGCACGCATCTCGCGCGGCAAGCTCGACCTTACCCTGCGCCTGCGTGCCCCCGAAGGCGGCGCGGGCCTCAAGGTGGATCCGGCCCGGCTGCGGGAACTGAGCGACCTGGCCATCGACCTGACCGCGCGTTTCCCCGGCCTGCATACCGATTTCACCCAGTTGCTGCAGTTCCCCGGCGTGCTGCAGGCGCCCGCCGCCGATACGGCATTGCTCCAGGAGCAGGCCCTGTCGCTGCTGGACGAGGTGCTCGACGAGTTCGTGATCGCGCGTGAGCGCGAGGGTGGCAAGCTCGCGGCCGTGATCTCCGAGCGGGTGGACGGCATCGATCGCATCACCCTGGAAGTGCGCGCGCTGATGCCGCAGATCCGTACCGGGCAGCGCCTGAAGATGGAAACGCGGCTGGGCGAGCTGTCGCAGCCGCTGGAACCGGGAAGGCTGGAGCAGGAACTGGTGTTGTGGCTGCAGAAGCTGGACGTGGAGGAAGAGCTCGACCGGCTCACCTCCCACATCACCGAGGCGCGCCGGGTGCTCAAGCTGAAGGAAGCGGTGGGCCGCCGTCTGGACTTCCTGCTGCAGGAATTCAATCGCGAGGCCAACACCCTGGGTTCCAAGTCGGTCGATGCGCGCAGTTCGGCGGCGGCGGTCGAACTGAAGGTCCTGATCGACCAGGTGCGCGAACAGATCCAAAACATCGAGTAG